In Bacillota bacterium, one DNA window encodes the following:
- the hypE gene encoding hydrogenase expression/formation protein HypE codes for METLTLSCPIPIQQYPTVVMAHGGGGRLMHQLIEKMFVATFGGGALQARHDSTLLELPRARLAFTTDSYVVRPLFFPGGDIGKLAVYGTVNDLAMSGARPLYLSLGMILEEGLPMETLWQVVVSIQQAAQAARVQIVSGDTKVVDRGKGDGVFLNTSGVGVIEHDLTIAPQSVRVGDALVLSGDIGRHGIAVMAVREGLQFESQIESDCAPLAEPVLALIAEGIEVHCLRDLTRGGLASAVVEIAESAGVGIQLEEARIPVREDVRGACEILGFDPLYVANEGRFVAFVPAAQAEKTVEVLRRFAVSATADVVGEVTASPEGTVVLKSVIGTSRVVDMLSGEQLPRIC; via the coding sequence ATGGAGACATTGACGTTGTCCTGCCCCATCCCCATCCAGCAATATCCGACAGTGGTGATGGCACACGGGGGAGGCGGCAGGCTGATGCATCAGCTGATTGAGAAGATGTTTGTCGCCACTTTCGGGGGCGGGGCGTTGCAGGCACGCCACGATAGCACACTCCTGGAGTTGCCCCGCGCGCGTTTGGCGTTCACGACCGACTCGTACGTGGTGCGTCCCCTCTTCTTTCCGGGCGGCGACATCGGCAAACTGGCGGTGTACGGCACGGTGAACGATTTGGCGATGAGCGGCGCGCGCCCCCTGTATCTCAGCCTGGGCATGATTCTGGAAGAGGGTCTGCCGATGGAGACGCTGTGGCAGGTGGTGGTGTCGATCCAGCAAGCAGCGCAGGCGGCGCGCGTGCAGATTGTCTCGGGCGACACGAAGGTGGTGGACCGGGGCAAAGGCGACGGTGTCTTTCTGAACACATCGGGCGTGGGCGTCATCGAACATGACCTGACGATTGCGCCACAATCGGTGCGGGTGGGCGACGCGCTGGTGCTGAGCGGCGATATCGGCAGGCATGGCATCGCGGTGATGGCGGTGCGCGAGGGACTGCAGTTCGAGAGCCAGATTGAGAGCGACTGCGCGCCGCTGGCGGAACCGGTGCTGGCGTTGATTGCGGAAGGCATTGAGGTACACTGTTTGCGGGACCTGACGCGCGGCGGGCTGGCAAGCGCGGTGGTGGAAATCGCGGAATCGGCGGGAGTAGGGATTCAACTGGAGGAGGCGCGTATCCCTGTGCGCGAGGACGTGCGCGGCGCGTGCGAGATACTGGGCTTTGACCCTCTGTATGTGGCAAACGAGGGGCGGTTTGTGGCGTTCGTGCCCGCTGCGCAGGCAGAGAAGACGGTGGAAGTGCTGCGCCGCTTCGCCGTCAGCGCGACCGCCGACGTCGTTGGAGAGGTAACCGCCTCGCCGGAGGGCACGGTGGTGCTGAAAAGTGTCATCGGCACCTCGCGGGTGGTGGACATGCTCAGCGGCGAGCAGCTGCCGAGGATATGTTGA
- the hypD gene encoding hydrogenase formation protein HypD: MRFIEEYRDADAARRFADAIRKTVTRPWTVMEVCGGQTHAIMKFGIDELLPPQVTLLHGPGCPVCVTPVELIDKAVELASRPEVIFCSFGDMLRVPGTKGDLLSAKAAGGDVRIVYSPMDALQLALKNPDRQVVFFAVGFETTAPANAMAVYQAKRLGVKNFSILVSHVLVPPAIEAILNAPNNRVQGFLAAGHVCTVMGYTEYEPIAKKYHVPIVVTGFEPLDILQGIYMCVKQLEEGRAEVENQYARSVRREGNRPAQELVREVFEVVPRKWRGIGEIPQSGLGLREPYREFDAERRFVLETGSVEEASECISGLILQGAKKPTDCPAFGTKCTPEHPLGATMVSSEGACAAYFKYRRRG, encoded by the coding sequence ATGAGGTTCATCGAGGAATATCGCGATGCGGACGCAGCCCGGCGCTTCGCGGACGCCATCCGCAAGACTGTTACGCGCCCGTGGACGGTGATGGAGGTATGCGGGGGACAAACGCACGCCATCATGAAGTTCGGCATCGATGAGCTTCTACCCCCGCAGGTGACCTTGCTACACGGTCCGGGCTGTCCGGTGTGCGTAACGCCGGTGGAGCTGATTGACAAAGCGGTGGAGCTGGCGTCGCGTCCGGAGGTCATCTTCTGCTCCTTTGGCGACATGTTGCGCGTGCCGGGCACGAAGGGCGATTTGCTGTCCGCGAAAGCGGCAGGCGGAGACGTGCGCATCGTCTACTCGCCGATGGATGCCCTGCAGCTCGCGCTGAAGAATCCCGACAGGCAGGTGGTCTTTTTCGCGGTCGGTTTCGAGACCACTGCACCTGCCAATGCGATGGCGGTGTATCAGGCGAAGCGGCTGGGCGTGAAAAACTTCTCCATCCTTGTCTCCCATGTGCTGGTTCCACCCGCGATTGAGGCGATACTGAACGCCCCCAACAACCGCGTGCAGGGCTTTCTGGCGGCAGGGCACGTCTGCACGGTGATGGGCTACACGGAATATGAACCTATCGCGAAGAAGTACCATGTGCCCATCGTGGTGACGGGCTTCGAGCCGCTGGACATCCTGCAGGGCATCTACATGTGCGTCAAGCAGCTGGAAGAGGGCAGGGCAGAGGTAGAGAACCAGTATGCCCGTTCGGTGCGGCGCGAGGGCAACCGCCCGGCGCAGGAGCTGGTCCGCGAGGTGTTTGAAGTGGTACCCCGCAAGTGGCGCGGCATCGGCGAAATCCCGCAGAGCGGACTGGGCTTGCGTGAGCCGTACCGGGAGTTCGACGCCGAGCGGCGGTTTGTGCTGGAGACTGGCAGCGTGGAAGAAGCCTCCGAGTGCATCAGCGGGCTGATACTGCAAGGGGCAAAGAAGCCCACCGACTGCCCCGCGTTTGGCACGAAGTGTACACCGGAACACCCGCTGGGCGCGACGATGGTCTCCTCCGAAGGGGCGTGCGCGGCGTACTTCAAGTATCGGCGACGGGGCTAG
- a CDS encoding diguanylate cyclase has protein sequence MKDTIDAIAISLGAAIMWLGIRRAWSMRHAVQQAGYCTVLKVLLALMFFFLIGYLFSLWAIITHHTVWLHSIVAFVFLFGSVFVLLTLWLAQRTTAQILHYSQHLEGLVRERTEHLHQALRQQEQLKRYFEQLFEGMPVACFTYDRDGVIRKWNQEAQNLYGFTAQEIIGKTIYETFCRPEDVEATRAVIARVFGGEAFRNIEWQDRTKEGETRWVLCSTFPLIDTEGQVVGAISANIDITERKAQEQLIEAQRDELEAQNDQLQQITARLAEANARLERIAHTDGLTGLINHRSFRDRLGREFFYALRREQPLSVVLLDVDHFKQFNDTFGHQAGDEVLRMVANTLRQFEDNLRCAARYGGEEFVVLLPGSDVHESLDFAEQIRQRISEIPCCYRQITASLGVSTLDQHTVNPDTLIEEADQALYLSKRAGRNRVTHAAHEAIRVNTLSEEEWLSRLRQVLGDPGGFAEQQVFAQLMYDVLQTRRRALHGGGKQVCSSAPCRLHLWQQIVGEPLYGQIDAFRQLLESHETMHRLLGEGTADLRQFDHACEQMLDCLQQLRAECELRHQRAA, from the coding sequence GTGAAAGACACCATCGACGCCATTGCCATCTCCCTCGGTGCTGCTATTATGTGGCTCGGCATCCGCCGCGCGTGGAGCATGCGTCACGCCGTGCAGCAGGCGGGCTATTGCACCGTGCTGAAGGTGTTGCTGGCGCTCATGTTCTTCTTCCTCATTGGTTATCTGTTCAGTCTGTGGGCGATTATTACGCACCATACCGTCTGGCTCCACTCCATTGTGGCTTTTGTGTTTCTGTTCGGGAGCGTGTTTGTGCTGTTGACTCTCTGGCTGGCACAGCGGACGACAGCGCAAATCCTGCACTATAGCCAACACCTCGAGGGACTGGTGCGGGAACGCACGGAACACCTGCATCAGGCACTGCGCCAACAGGAACAGCTGAAACGCTACTTCGAGCAGTTGTTCGAGGGGATGCCCGTTGCCTGTTTCACCTACGACCGCGACGGTGTCATCCGCAAGTGGAATCAGGAGGCACAGAACCTGTACGGTTTCACCGCGCAGGAGATCATCGGCAAGACCATCTACGAGACCTTCTGCCGTCCAGAAGATGTGGAAGCTACCCGAGCAGTCATCGCCCGTGTGTTTGGCGGTGAGGCGTTTCGAAACATCGAGTGGCAGGATAGAACGAAAGAAGGAGAGACCAGATGGGTGCTGTGCAGCACCTTCCCGCTGATTGACACCGAAGGACAGGTCGTTGGTGCGATTAGCGCCAACATCGACATCACCGAGCGCAAAGCCCAGGAGCAGCTCATCGAGGCGCAGCGCGACGAACTGGAAGCACAAAACGACCAGTTGCAGCAGATTACTGCGCGTTTGGCGGAAGCCAACGCCCGCCTGGAGCGCATCGCCCACACCGACGGCTTGACAGGGCTGATTAACCACCGCAGCTTCCGCGACAGGCTGGGGCGCGAGTTTTTCTATGCGCTGCGACGCGAGCAGCCCCTGTCTGTGGTGCTGCTGGATGTCGACCACTTTAAGCAGTTCAACGACACGTTCGGGCATCAGGCGGGTGATGAGGTGCTGCGTATGGTCGCCAACACGTTGCGTCAGTTCGAAGACAACCTGCGGTGCGCGGCGCGCTACGGAGGCGAAGAGTTTGTCGTGCTGTTGCCAGGCAGCGATGTACATGAATCGCTGGACTTTGCCGAGCAGATACGCCAGCGCATTTCCGAAATCCCGTGCTGTTACCGACAAATCACTGCCAGCCTCGGCGTGTCGACTCTCGACCAACATACCGTGAACCCGGATACCCTTATCGAGGAGGCAGATCAGGCACTGTATCTCTCAAAACGTGCGGGGCGCAACCGCGTCACCCACGCGGCGCACGAGGCAATCCGTGTGAATACGCTGTCGGAGGAGGAGTGGCTTTCGCGCCTGCGGCAGGTTCTTGGAGACCCGGGCGGCTTTGCAGAACAACAGGTGTTCGCTCAGCTCATGTACGATGTGCTGCAAACACGCCGACGCGCCCTTCACGGAGGTGGCAAGCAGGTGTGCAGCAGCGCGCCCTGTCGGCTTCATCTCTGGCAGCAGATAGTAGGCGAGCCGCTCTACGGACAGATAGACGCCTTCCGACAACTACTGGAATCCCACGAAACGATGCATCGCCTTCTTGGAGAAGGCACTGCAGACTTGCGGCAGTTCGACCATGCCTGCGAACAGATGCTCGACTGCCTGCAGCAACTGCGGGCAGAGTGTGAGCTACGCCACCAGCGCGCCGCCTAG